A portion of the Candidatus Methylacidithermus pantelleriae genome contains these proteins:
- the ybeY gene encoding rRNA maturation RNase YbeY, translating to MVATKGRRLPERIEITLVSARDMSQIHYRYHQDSEPTDVLTFDYGEILVCPAVAKEEAQARNIPLAEELLRYCVHGLLHLAGWSDKGEKERSAMWSEQERIVQRLLRPSDTSPR from the coding sequence ATGGTTGCGACAAAAGGAAGACGGCTTCCGGAAAGAATCGAAATTACGCTCGTTTCTGCCCGTGATATGAGCCAGATCCATTACCGGTACCATCAGGACTCGGAACCTACCGATGTTCTGACGTTTGACTACGGAGAAATTCTGGTGTGTCCAGCGGTGGCCAAGGAAGAGGCGCAAGCAAGAAACATTCCGTTGGCAGAGGAACTTTTGCGTTACTGCGTGCATGGGCTGCTTCATTTAGCCGGCTGGTCCGACAAGGGGGAGAAGGAACGGAGTGCCATGTGGTCTGAACAGGAACGGATCGTGCAGAGGCTTTTGCGTCCGAGCGATACCTCACCACGATAA
- the recO gene encoding DNA repair protein RecO, which translates to METASAQGLLVRRYCYSETSLIVHWLTEELGWIRTLAKGARRPKNPFCLSWDPYLLCELELVVPSRSDLFIIKEVQLLYAFDNLRRNWEVWATAEYLVELVLAAIESQTQVADLYRLVSLALGYLEKHPPSWMLVERYEYRVAQLSGTGKDLESALGSSYPRMHRMRERLREILPPP; encoded by the coding sequence GTGGAAACCGCAAGCGCGCAGGGTCTTCTGGTTCGCAGGTATTGCTATTCGGAAACGAGTCTCATTGTTCACTGGCTGACCGAGGAACTGGGCTGGATTCGAACGCTAGCCAAAGGTGCTCGGCGCCCGAAAAATCCTTTCTGCCTCTCGTGGGACCCTTACCTTTTATGTGAGCTTGAGCTTGTTGTTCCTTCTCGTAGTGATCTTTTTATCATTAAAGAAGTCCAGCTTCTCTATGCGTTTGACAATCTCCGGAGAAACTGGGAGGTCTGGGCAACTGCTGAGTATTTGGTGGAACTTGTACTCGCCGCCATAGAATCCCAGACTCAAGTAGCGGACCTTTATCGCCTGGTAAGCCTAGCGCTGGGATATCTCGAAAAGCACCCGCCCAGTTGGATGCTTGTGGAACGTTACGAATATCGGGTTGCCCAACTCAGCGGAACGGGAAAGGATTTGGAAAGTGCCTTGGGATCGTCCTATCCACGCATGCACCGGATGAGAGAACGCCTGCGGGAAATCCTTCCCCCGCCTTAG
- a CDS encoding AMP-binding protein yields MKSLEWMGKEKIPPGAWIALVNDLPEDLLTLLHREVGSPLCVLPKKKDDQASVSQLANGWIVTPDPRARLSSPSSDLVSWLRMGRSLLVVLESPWTPGSLVGGIPPWIEELLGQVPVPLVPLWVDWFWAKIWERLLPSSLLPSSSSAVRIYAGSPIFPEPSPAQTMDTLRKELYDLSERALSSRPELESNVVLAVLSAAKRNPNEEVFWDSVALRGIGRKKLWIVALSLASWLRAVVREERVGIVLPPGIGSAIANLACLLAGKSALNCNFTAGPRFNRFALEQAQVKVVVTAETLRKRYPDFPWPERTFDLKDVLRRQNWFRMGVWAIAHRCLPLRALVEVLGIPREGGNREALLLYTTGTSGDPKGVILSHRNLLANLAQIEALLGDLRLKKMMASLPVFHSFGATVTLWWPLAGGPRAVSHPSPWEANRIAELIHQHQIDVLFTTPTFLRGFLRGVPPQQLVPLQIVITGAERLPSELATEFWERFHVPVCQGYGMTEASPVVSAAFVDFRHPLHCTRQTRTYREGSVGRLVPGLSLRIRHPETKEELPLDRPGLLYLKGPNLTSGYLGDPERTQQAFEEGWYCTGDIGRLDPEGFLFIEDRANRFSKIGGEMVPHATVEEGLQKLLSHSHEQNDLVIIGVPDLTRGERLIALTTKQFSLPDIRTGWRQLGLPLLWLPKEVHQVEEIPRTPLGKPDLKACQKLAIQLSRKSRAKEEEAG; encoded by the coding sequence ATGAAGAGCTTGGAGTGGATGGGAAAAGAAAAGATCCCGCCCGGAGCCTGGATCGCGTTGGTCAATGATCTCCCTGAGGATCTTTTGACGCTTCTCCACCGCGAAGTGGGTTCTCCCCTCTGTGTCCTCCCAAAGAAGAAAGACGACCAGGCTAGTGTTTCGCAGTTGGCTAATGGATGGATCGTAACACCGGACCCCCGGGCGAGATTGAGCAGTCCCTCGTCGGATCTTGTGTCTTGGCTGCGGATGGGGCGTTCCCTCCTGGTGGTCTTGGAAAGCCCGTGGACTCCCGGAAGCCTCGTAGGAGGGATTCCTCCTTGGATCGAAGAGCTTCTCGGGCAAGTTCCGGTTCCTCTTGTGCCTTTATGGGTGGACTGGTTCTGGGCGAAAATCTGGGAAAGACTTCTTCCTTCTAGCCTTCTCCCTAGCTCTTCTTCAGCTGTGCGGATCTACGCCGGTAGCCCTATCTTTCCGGAACCATCTCCAGCACAAACAATGGATACCCTCCGAAAGGAACTCTACGATCTATCCGAACGTGCTCTCTCGAGCCGGCCAGAACTAGAAAGCAATGTGGTCTTGGCAGTTCTCTCCGCAGCTAAGAGAAACCCCAACGAAGAAGTGTTTTGGGACAGCGTGGCTCTCCGTGGCATTGGTCGGAAAAAGCTTTGGATAGTAGCCCTTTCCCTTGCAAGCTGGCTCCGGGCGGTCGTGCGCGAGGAGAGAGTCGGGATCGTTCTCCCGCCTGGGATCGGTTCGGCCATTGCGAACCTTGCTTGCCTTTTGGCCGGGAAATCGGCTCTCAACTGCAATTTTACGGCCGGTCCCCGGTTCAATCGTTTCGCTTTGGAGCAAGCTCAGGTAAAGGTCGTTGTAACGGCCGAAACCCTCCGGAAGCGCTACCCCGACTTCCCATGGCCCGAGCGAACCTTCGATCTTAAGGACGTGCTTCGAAGGCAAAACTGGTTTCGAATGGGAGTCTGGGCGATAGCTCACCGTTGTCTTCCTCTCCGCGCGCTTGTCGAAGTGTTGGGGATTCCTAGGGAAGGAGGAAATCGGGAAGCGCTTCTCCTCTACACAACGGGAACCAGCGGAGATCCCAAGGGAGTGATCCTTTCCCACCGGAACCTTTTGGCGAATCTAGCGCAAATTGAAGCACTGCTAGGCGATCTTCGGTTAAAAAAAATGATGGCCTCGCTTCCCGTCTTCCATAGTTTTGGAGCGACCGTGACCCTCTGGTGGCCCCTGGCAGGAGGTCCTCGTGCCGTGAGCCACCCCAGCCCTTGGGAAGCCAACCGGATAGCCGAGTTAATCCACCAACACCAAATCGACGTTCTCTTTACTACCCCCACCTTTTTGCGAGGGTTTTTGCGCGGGGTACCACCTCAGCAACTCGTCCCGTTGCAAATCGTTATCACTGGAGCGGAACGGCTTCCTTCCGAACTGGCCACGGAGTTTTGGGAGCGGTTCCATGTACCTGTCTGCCAGGGCTACGGGATGACCGAGGCTTCGCCCGTGGTGTCGGCGGCTTTCGTGGATTTCCGCCACCCGTTGCATTGCACTCGTCAAACAAGGACCTACAGGGAAGGAAGCGTGGGAAGGCTGGTACCCGGGCTTTCCCTGCGGATTCGTCATCCGGAAACCAAGGAAGAACTCCCACTGGACCGGCCGGGTCTTCTCTATTTGAAAGGGCCCAATCTCACTTCGGGATACCTGGGAGACCCTGAAAGAACCCAACAAGCATTTGAAGAAGGCTGGTACTGCACCGGCGACATCGGGAGACTGGATCCCGAGGGATTTCTTTTTATTGAAGATCGGGCCAACCGGTTTTCGAAAATCGGTGGAGAAATGGTTCCGCACGCAACGGTGGAAGAGGGTTTGCAGAAGCTCTTGTCCCACTCCCACGAGCAGAACGACCTTGTGATTATCGGCGTGCCTGATCTTACCAGGGGCGAGAGACTTATCGCATTGACCACCAAACAGTTTTCCCTTCCCGACATCCGAACCGGGTGGAGACAGTTAGGGCTTCCTTTGCTATGGCTTCCGAAAGAAGTGCATCAGGTAGAGGAAATTCCTCGGACACCTCTGGGCAAACCGGATCTGAAAGCTTGTCAAAAGCTTGCGATCCAGCTTTCTCGTAAGAGCAGAGCCAAAGAGGAAGAAGCAGGCTAA